A genomic segment from Kyrpidia tusciae DSM 2912 encodes:
- a CDS encoding class I SAM-dependent rRNA methyltransferase, whose amino-acid sequence MGRVVLHKDRKRRLERGSPWIFRGEVARVEGDPAPGDVVEVVNHQGHFLARGYINPRSQILVRVLTYRVDEPIDASWAARRVDEALAWRERFLPGVPSCRLIYGEADFLPGLIVDRFENILVVQVLALGMERLWPWIRRALVDRLNPRGILLRNDVPVRGKEGLPLDVREDFGQVPERVWIEENGLRLAVDVWRGQKTGYFFDQRENRPAIAPLVPGAQVLDVFTHTGAFALHALKFGAEHVVCVDQSREALDLARENVEVNGFSGRAEFVEANAFDELRALVDQGRQFDVVILDPPAFAKSRSSLPGAIRGYKEINLRGMKLVRDGGFLVTASCSWHMHRDLFLDTITDAAVDARKILRLVELRGAAKDHPVIHGSEESNYLKFAMFEVRSRG is encoded by the coding sequence ATGGGTAGAGTCGTTCTTCACAAAGATCGGAAAAGGCGTCTGGAACGGGGCAGCCCGTGGATTTTTCGCGGCGAAGTGGCCCGGGTGGAAGGCGATCCGGCACCAGGGGACGTCGTCGAGGTGGTCAACCATCAGGGACATTTTCTCGCCAGAGGGTATATCAACCCGAGGTCTCAGATCCTGGTTCGGGTGCTCACCTATCGGGTCGATGAACCCATCGATGCCTCTTGGGCCGCCCGGCGGGTGGACGAAGCCCTGGCCTGGCGGGAGCGATTTTTGCCAGGGGTGCCAAGTTGTCGATTGATCTACGGGGAGGCAGATTTTCTTCCTGGACTCATCGTGGACCGGTTTGAAAATATTCTGGTGGTCCAGGTGCTCGCTCTTGGAATGGAGCGGCTCTGGCCCTGGATTCGCCGGGCCCTGGTGGATCGTCTGAACCCCCGAGGGATTCTGCTCCGGAACGATGTGCCGGTTCGGGGGAAAGAGGGCCTGCCCCTTGACGTGCGCGAAGACTTCGGCCAGGTGCCGGAGAGGGTGTGGATCGAGGAAAATGGGCTTCGTTTGGCCGTGGACGTGTGGCGGGGACAGAAGACCGGGTATTTTTTCGATCAGCGGGAGAATCGCCCGGCCATCGCCCCGCTGGTTCCCGGCGCCCAGGTCCTGGACGTGTTCACCCACACGGGGGCTTTCGCCCTTCACGCGTTAAAATTCGGCGCAGAGCATGTGGTGTGCGTGGACCAGTCCCGGGAGGCCCTGGATTTGGCCAGGGAAAATGTGGAGGTCAATGGCTTCTCCGGGCGGGCGGAGTTTGTGGAAGCGAACGCCTTTGATGAGTTGCGTGCCCTCGTTGACCAGGGCCGGCAGTTCGATGTTGTGATCCTCGACCCGCCGGCTTTTGCCAAATCCCGCTCTTCGCTGCCGGGGGCGATTCGAGGTTACAAGGAGATCAATCTGCGGGGGATGAAGCTGGTCCGGGACGGCGGCTTTCTCGTCACGGCCTCCTGTTCCTGGCATATGCACCGGGATCTGTTTCTCGACACCATCACCGATGCTGCTGTTGACGCGCGGAAAATCCTGCGGCTGGTCGAACTTCGGGGTGCGGCCAAGGACCACCCGGTCATTCACGGCAGCGAAGAGAGCAATTATCTGAAATTCGCCATGTTCGAAGTCCGGTCCAGGGGGTGA
- a CDS encoding MOSC domain-containing protein: protein MKGLLMAIHIGGVKTMTDPSQAGRTWRSAILKQPVSGPVWLGRTNLAADEQADLKHHGGPDKAVLAYAYAHYPLWREELGLSEMGPGGFGENFVVSGMAEPEVCIGDTFRVGEAVVQVSQPRQPCWKLGRRWNLADLPKRAEETGRTGWYFRVLEEGWVEPGQEMVLVDRPFPQWTVARCNEIMHHRRHDRAAAAELAACPALSESWKKTLGRRAKDGTNPDPRARLQPETETP, encoded by the coding sequence ATGAAAGGACTGCTCATGGCGATTCATATCGGCGGGGTTAAGACGATGACCGACCCATCCCAGGCGGGCCGGACATGGCGCAGCGCAATCTTGAAACAGCCGGTCTCCGGGCCCGTTTGGCTCGGCCGGACGAACCTCGCCGCGGATGAACAAGCGGACCTCAAGCACCACGGCGGCCCGGACAAAGCCGTCCTCGCTTACGCGTACGCCCACTACCCCTTGTGGCGTGAAGAACTGGGCTTATCCGAAATGGGGCCGGGTGGCTTTGGAGAGAATTTTGTCGTCTCCGGCATGGCCGAGCCGGAGGTCTGCATCGGCGATACGTTTCGCGTCGGTGAAGCGGTGGTGCAGGTGTCCCAACCCCGACAGCCCTGCTGGAAACTCGGCCGTCGCTGGAACCTGGCGGATCTGCCCAAGCGGGCCGAGGAAACCGGCCGCACCGGGTGGTATTTTCGCGTGCTGGAAGAGGGATGGGTGGAACCCGGACAAGAGATGGTCCTCGTCGATCGCCCGTTTCCCCAGTGGACGGTGGCCCGGTGCAACGAGATCATGCACCACCGCCGGCACGACCGAGCGGCGGCTGCCGAACTCGCCGCTTGTCCGGCGCTGTCTGAGAGTTGGAAAAAGACCCTGGGGCGAAGGGCTAAGGACGGAACCAACCCCGACCCCCGGGCCCGCCTCCAACCTGAAACGGAAACACCCTGA
- a CDS encoding uracil-DNA glycosylase: MVSLSRFLSLLEAEKRVEAVFNPWAEFDRVYDIDGRAPAIRRQNLEGYLRPRLGRARHLLIAEGVGYQGARFSGIPLTSERMILGRHPVVRPIHLVSEGESLARTSNPHHPGLNARQQRDGFAEPTATILWEVILTNRINPFEVVCWNIFPLHPYDPKKGALSNRTPTKGEIERATRYTAMMIELFPTAQITAVGAKADWGLKLLGAAHRSVAHPANGHKRQFSIQLTKILGEEHVRARHGGSATTNRGCGR, from the coding sequence ATGGTCAGCCTGTCGAGATTTTTGAGCCTCCTTGAAGCGGAGAAACGTGTAGAAGCCGTGTTTAACCCGTGGGCCGAATTTGATCGGGTGTACGACATAGATGGCCGAGCACCGGCAATACGCCGCCAGAACCTGGAAGGATATCTGCGGCCTCGTTTGGGTCGGGCACGCCATCTTCTCATCGCCGAGGGGGTGGGGTATCAAGGGGCGCGGTTTTCCGGCATCCCGCTGACCTCCGAGCGAATGATCCTGGGGAGGCATCCCGTGGTTCGCCCCATCCACCTTGTTTCGGAAGGTGAATCTCTTGCACGGACCAGTAACCCTCACCACCCCGGACTCAATGCCCGGCAACAGCGGGATGGTTTCGCCGAACCCACGGCCACAATCCTTTGGGAAGTCATTTTGACGAATCGGATAAACCCCTTTGAGGTAGTATGTTGGAATATTTTCCCTCTTCACCCTTATGATCCTAAAAAGGGGGCGCTCAGCAACCGCACGCCGACAAAAGGGGAAATCGAACGGGCCACCCGTTACACCGCCATGATGATCGAGCTTTTCCCCACGGCCCAGATCACTGCCGTCGGTGCCAAAGCCGACTGGGGATTAAAGCTTCTGGGTGCCGCCCATCGGTCTGTCGCACATCCGGCCAACGGTCACAAGCGGCAATTCTCGATTCAATTGACCAAGATCCTGGGGGAAGAACACGTCCGCGCCCGGCACGGGGGCTCGGCGACTACAAACAGGGGGTGTGGTAGATGA
- a CDS encoding GntR family transcriptional regulator, with translation MEPISVQPMREQVAAILRKAIFSGELKPGQELVQEEIANQLGISRMPVREAFQILQRDGLISLQSHRKAVVRVLTDDEISDHYEIRALLEGEAAARAAKHPGDHEEILSAFEDTVKMADQGSTSEFVSANEAFHRSIWEASHSPRLVMLLNLLWNGLPPHLPELLPQQPSRSAQEHTRIVEAIRGGDVTAARTAMREHVLRSLEDFLSYRVSFKS, from the coding sequence ATGGAACCCATCTCGGTGCAGCCGATGCGCGAGCAGGTGGCGGCGATTTTGCGAAAAGCCATTTTTTCCGGTGAATTAAAGCCCGGCCAAGAGCTGGTGCAGGAAGAGATCGCGAATCAATTGGGCATTTCCCGGATGCCCGTGCGGGAGGCTTTTCAAATCCTCCAGAGGGACGGCTTAATCAGTTTACAGTCCCACCGCAAAGCGGTTGTCCGGGTCCTCACCGATGATGAGATTTCAGATCATTACGAGATTCGCGCTCTGCTGGAAGGGGAGGCGGCGGCCCGGGCCGCGAAACACCCGGGGGACCACGAGGAGATTCTCTCGGCCTTTGAGGACACGGTCAAAATGGCCGACCAAGGTTCGACCTCGGAGTTCGTTTCTGCCAACGAAGCGTTTCATCGCTCGATCTGGGAGGCGAGCCACAGCCCTCGGCTGGTGATGTTGTTGAACCTGTTGTGGAACGGACTGCCTCCGCACCTGCCCGAACTGTTGCCCCAGCAGCCTTCCCGGTCTGCTCAAGAGCATACCAGGATCGTCGAGGCGATCCGCGGCGGAGATGTCACCGCCGCTCGGACTGCCATGAGGGAACATGTGCTGAGGAGCTTGGAGGATTTTCTGAGTTATCGCGTGTCGTTCAAGTCGTGA
- a CDS encoding DUF427 domain-containing protein, with product MPKAVWKGRVLAESDQTVEVDGYTYFPPEAVRTEYLIPSETTSVCQWKGVASYYHVKVDSDINPDAAWSYRSPKPEAARIQNWIAFWRGIEIR from the coding sequence ATGCCGAAAGCCGTGTGGAAAGGTCGTGTACTTGCGGAAAGCGATCAAACTGTTGAGGTCGATGGTTACACCTATTTTCCTCCTGAAGCTGTTCGTACAGAATACCTTATTCCGAGTGAAACCACTTCCGTATGCCAGTGGAAAGGAGTCGCCTCTTACTATCACGTCAAGGTCGATAGTGATATCAATCCCGATGCGGCCTGGTCATACCGCAGTCCGAAGCCAGAAGCTGCTCGCATCCAAAACTGGATTGCATTTTGGCGCGGAATTGAGATTCGATAG
- the egtB gene encoding ergothioneine biosynthesis protein EgtB encodes MSEHEHWVERYQAVRGLTESLCLPLEPEDFVIQVCEDVSPPKWHLAHTSWFFETFLLIPEIAGYRPYHPLYSHLFNSYYEQVGSHIVRTDRGHLSRPTLKEIYAYRRHVDMHMVQWIQSENLEAKAHLRSILELGLHHEQQHQELLLMDIKMNFYLNPLKPSYSTPNSPQPQVRISPHWKRIQGGLVSIGHDSESFAFDNETPRHHAWLNDYELASLPVTNEEFLEFMEAGGYERSEYWLSDGWETVQKQGWNAPLYWDKIEGEWWVFTLSGYQKLNPDEPVCHVSFYEADAFSRWAGARLPTEEEWEHAFRTEWPSFGHFLESGTFHPRPASPSQPVAPSQSTGELLQGFGDVWEWTSSPYAPYPGYKPAHGALGEYNGKFMSNQMVLRGGCCVTPKDHIRATYRNFYRPEKRWPFTGFRLARDIKEDRV; translated from the coding sequence ATGTCCGAACATGAGCACTGGGTTGAACGCTATCAGGCGGTCCGCGGTCTGACAGAATCGCTGTGTCTTCCTCTTGAACCTGAGGATTTTGTCATTCAGGTGTGTGAGGATGTGAGCCCGCCAAAATGGCATTTGGCCCACACCTCATGGTTTTTTGAAACCTTTTTGTTGATCCCGGAAATTGCGGGATATCGGCCCTATCACCCGTTGTACTCGCATCTGTTTAATTCCTATTACGAACAGGTTGGATCTCACATTGTCAGGACAGACCGAGGGCATTTGTCCCGGCCGACCTTGAAAGAGATCTACGCGTATCGCCGACATGTCGACATGCACATGGTGCAATGGATCCAATCTGAAAATCTGGAGGCAAAGGCCCACCTGCGCTCGATTTTGGAGCTGGGACTTCACCATGAACAGCAGCATCAGGAACTCTTGTTGATGGACATTAAGATGAACTTTTATTTAAACCCCCTGAAACCCTCCTACAGCACGCCCAACTCTCCCCAACCGCAGGTTCGCATCTCCCCGCATTGGAAGCGGATTCAAGGCGGGTTGGTTTCTATTGGCCACGATTCGGAGTCCTTCGCCTTCGACAATGAAACGCCGCGGCATCACGCATGGCTGAACGACTATGAGCTGGCGTCTCTCCCCGTGACCAATGAGGAGTTTCTTGAATTCATGGAAGCGGGAGGATATGAGCGGTCGGAGTATTGGTTGTCCGACGGCTGGGAGACTGTCCAAAAACAGGGATGGAATGCGCCTTTATACTGGGACAAGATTGAGGGAGAGTGGTGGGTTTTTACTTTGTCCGGGTACCAGAAGCTGAATCCGGATGAGCCGGTGTGCCACGTCAGTTTTTATGAAGCCGATGCGTTCAGTCGTTGGGCGGGGGCCCGCCTGCCCACCGAAGAAGAATGGGAGCACGCCTTTCGGACAGAATGGCCGTCCTTCGGTCATTTCTTGGAGAGCGGGACCTTTCACCCGAGACCGGCATCGCCTTCTCAACCTGTCGCACCGTCGCAGAGCACCGGGGAGCTGCTGCAAGGATTTGGCGATGTCTGGGAATGGACCAGCAGTCCATATGCGCCTTATCCCGGGTACAAGCCGGCTCATGGAGCTCTCGGGGAGTACAATGGAAAATTCATGAGCAACCAAATGGTCCTTCGGGGCGGGTGCTGCGTGACGCCCAAGGACCATATTCGCGCGACTTATCGCAACTTTTATCGTCCTGAAAAACGCTGGCCTTTTACAGGATTTCGCCTGGCGCGGGACATCAAGGAGGATCGGGTATGA
- the egtD gene encoding L-histidine N(alpha)-methyltransferase, with protein MKTNLSEAVWRATEIPNLQVYDTHPAHTEDPAEVLRGLRQSPKTIHCKYFYDERGSRLFKEITLLDEYYLTRTEMSILREHAEEILELSGSAPCLVELGSVDGDKADILLASASEGTVYIPVDISREELWRGAAAVAEKHRHVQVKAVCADYTHFSPFWRSEENRKPVLLFYPGSSIGNYDPPEAIQLLRRFASELLRGDGLLIGVDTKKEKEVLWRAYNDARGITAAFNLNALQHINHTLGADFQIENFQHQAVYRESMDRIEMYLISRVEQRVHLAGQAIHFQAGERIHTENSYKYTVEAFQRLALEGGWEPVRVWTDPEGLFSVHYLRRL; from the coding sequence ATGAAAACCAATTTGAGTGAGGCCGTTTGGCGGGCGACCGAGATTCCCAATCTTCAGGTGTACGACACCCATCCGGCCCATACTGAGGATCCGGCAGAAGTTTTACGCGGACTGCGGCAATCACCGAAAACGATTCATTGCAAGTATTTTTATGACGAGCGGGGGTCCCGCTTATTTAAGGAAATCACCTTGCTCGACGAATATTATTTGACCAGGACAGAAATGTCGATTTTGCGGGAACATGCCGAGGAAATCCTCGAACTTTCCGGATCTGCCCCCTGTCTCGTGGAGCTCGGGAGTGTGGACGGGGACAAGGCAGATATCCTGCTTGCCTCTGCCTCGGAGGGAACGGTTTACATACCCGTGGACATCTCCCGGGAAGAGCTGTGGCGGGGGGCTGCCGCTGTGGCTGAGAAGCACCGCCATGTACAGGTAAAGGCGGTATGCGCAGATTATACCCATTTTTCCCCATTTTGGCGGTCCGAAGAAAACCGAAAACCTGTGCTCCTGTTTTATCCCGGATCTTCCATCGGCAACTACGATCCGCCGGAAGCCATACAGTTGTTGCGCCGTTTCGCCTCGGAGCTGCTCAGGGGGGACGGGCTGCTGATCGGAGTGGACACGAAAAAGGAGAAAGAGGTGCTCTGGCGCGCCTACAACGATGCCCGGGGCATCACGGCGGCCTTTAATCTCAATGCTCTTCAACACATCAATCATACGTTGGGGGCCGATTTCCAGATCGAGAACTTCCAGCACCAAGCCGTCTATCGCGAGTCGATGGACCGCATCGAAATGTATCTCATCAGCCGGGTGGAACAGAGGGTTCATCTGGCGGGCCAGGCGATCCACTTTCAAGCGGGGGAGCGCATCCACACAGAAAACTCTTATAAATACACGGTTGAAGCGTTCCAACGCCTGGCCCTGGAAGGCGGGTGGGAGCCCGTGCGGGTGTGGACGGATCCCGAGGGTCTCTTTAGCGTCCACTATCTTCGCCGGTTGTGA
- a CDS encoding MaoC family dehydratase produces MGSIYEEETRFGKFFEELEVGATYKHYPGRTITEVDNIWFSLLTMNQHPLHIDRHYGANTQHGQCLVVGTLVFSIAVGLSVRGISGKCIANLEYEQVEHLAPTFVGDTIYAETTVLEKRESTSKPDRGIVLVETLAKNQHGTPVLRFRRKVLVPKRSQNEGMPSG; encoded by the coding sequence ATGGGATCGATTTACGAAGAAGAGACTCGATTTGGGAAGTTTTTCGAAGAATTGGAGGTTGGTGCTACCTACAAACATTATCCGGGGCGGACGATTACGGAAGTTGACAACATATGGTTTAGCCTATTGACGATGAATCAGCATCCGCTGCACATCGACCGTCATTATGGTGCCAACACGCAACATGGGCAATGTTTGGTCGTCGGCACTTTGGTATTCAGTATTGCTGTTGGGCTGAGCGTTCGCGGTATTAGTGGGAAGTGTATTGCAAACCTCGAGTACGAACAAGTTGAACATTTGGCACCAACTTTCGTCGGCGATACCATTTACGCGGAGACCACGGTCTTAGAAAAAAGAGAATCGACCTCCAAACCTGATCGCGGCATCGTGTTGGTGGAAACTCTGGCGAAAAATCAACACGGCACTCCGGTTTTGCGTTTCCGCCGCAAAGTGCTCGTGCCCAAACGATCACAAAATGAAGGGATGCCGAGCGGTTGA
- the fabG gene encoding 3-oxoacyl-ACP reductase FabG, with translation MDLTGKIAIVTGAAKGIGREIAFLLAKHGADVTVADLDQEGADAVAEEIRSLGRRSRGVQVNVANRPEVTAMVRDTIEHFGDLDILVNNAGITRDAMLHKMTEEQFDEVIAVHMKGTFLCMQAAAIHMREKRKGKIVNISSIAGKVGNIGQVNYSGAKAGIVGMTKAAAKELAKYGVCVNAVQPGFIDTDMTRAVPEKVRQIKIAEIPMERIGVPLDIAKAVVFLSSDYSDYMTGTVLEVTGGRYM, from the coding sequence ATGGATCTGACAGGAAAAATTGCGATCGTTACCGGAGCGGCCAAGGGGATCGGGAGAGAGATTGCTTTTCTTTTGGCTAAACATGGAGCGGATGTCACGGTTGCTGATTTGGACCAAGAGGGAGCAGACGCAGTTGCAGAGGAGATCCGGTCTCTTGGTCGAAGATCGCGAGGAGTCCAAGTCAATGTCGCCAATCGCCCCGAGGTAACCGCCATGGTTCGGGACACGATTGAACACTTCGGCGACCTGGATATCCTGGTCAACAACGCCGGCATCACCCGGGATGCGATGCTTCATAAAATGACCGAAGAACAATTTGATGAAGTGATTGCCGTTCATATGAAGGGGACTTTCTTGTGTATGCAAGCGGCCGCCATCCATATGCGTGAAAAAAGAAAAGGCAAGATCGTCAACATCTCGTCCATCGCCGGGAAAGTTGGGAATATCGGGCAGGTGAATTACTCCGGAGCGAAAGCGGGGATCGTAGGTATGACCAAGGCCGCCGCTAAAGAACTGGCCAAATACGGAGTATGTGTCAATGCTGTTCAACCGGGATTCATCGACACCGACATGACGAGAGCCGTTCCGGAAAAGGTTCGTCAGATCAAGATTGCCGAAATCCCCATGGAACGGATCGGCGTACCTCTGGATATTGCCAAAGCTGTTGTTTTTCTCAGTTCCGATTATTCGGATTATATGACCGGGACCGTGCTGGAGGTTACCGGCGGTCGTTACATGTAA
- a CDS encoding Zn-ribbon domain-containing OB-fold protein: MAEYTKPLPVTKGVASTFWEGLREEKFLYQRCRGCGRSVFYPRVVCPQCMSDDLVWEESSGFGNVYSYTVVYRPVDPRFKPDAPYVVALIDLDEGIRVMGNVVGLDDPENLRMGQRVQVEYHHVTDEVTLPMFRVAE, encoded by the coding sequence TTGGCGGAATACACAAAACCCTTGCCCGTAACCAAAGGAGTGGCATCGACATTTTGGGAGGGCCTTCGGGAAGAGAAATTTCTTTACCAACGCTGCAGAGGGTGTGGCCGGTCGGTGTTCTATCCTCGGGTTGTCTGTCCGCAATGCATGTCGGACGATCTGGTCTGGGAGGAGTCGTCCGGATTTGGCAATGTATACTCATATACGGTGGTTTATCGTCCTGTGGATCCGAGGTTTAAGCCGGATGCTCCCTATGTGGTTGCGCTGATTGACCTTGATGAAGGAATCCGGGTGATGGGCAATGTGGTGGGGCTTGACGACCCGGAGAATTTGCGAATGGGTCAACGGGTTCAGGTTGAATATCACCATGTTACCGATGAAGTGACCCTCCCGATGTTTCGGGTAGCGGAATAG
- a CDS encoding thiolase codes for MSIRGQVAIVGVAESDLGHVPHMSAIDLMAQAAKRALDEAGIDKSEVDGLFSASAYYYMPTLSLGAYLGIVPKYTDSTTIGGSSFVSHLLHAAAAIQAGLCHVALICYGSTQRTDSGKLVSMSEMSPFEEPFGSMYPISSYALAARRHMAQFGTTSEQLAEVAVAARQWAMKNPKAFKRDPITVEDVLASPMISSPLHKLDCCLVTDGGGAVVMTSAERAKSLKKKPVYLLGAGEAHFHRSILEMPDLTETAAKISGQRAYEMAGVKASDIDLVMLYDAFTINVLLFLEDLGFCRKGEGGAFVQNGRIAPGGELPVNTNGGGLSYCHPGMLGIFLIIEAVRQLRGECGDRQLAQCDVALVHGNGGVLSSQVTAILSREPD; via the coding sequence ATGAGTATCCGGGGTCAGGTTGCCATTGTCGGAGTGGCTGAATCGGACTTGGGTCACGTTCCCCATATGTCGGCGATCGACTTGATGGCCCAAGCCGCCAAGCGTGCGTTGGACGAAGCCGGGATCGACAAATCTGAGGTGGACGGATTGTTTTCAGCGTCGGCCTACTATTACATGCCGACCCTGTCCCTGGGAGCATATTTGGGCATTGTACCCAAGTATACCGATTCCACCACGATCGGCGGATCGTCTTTTGTCTCTCATCTTTTGCACGCGGCGGCAGCCATTCAGGCGGGGCTGTGCCATGTGGCTCTGATTTGCTATGGGAGCACCCAGAGGACCGATTCCGGGAAATTGGTCAGCATGTCGGAGATGAGCCCTTTTGAAGAACCCTTCGGGTCGATGTACCCGATCAGCTCCTATGCTCTGGCGGCACGACGGCATATGGCGCAATTCGGCACCACGAGTGAGCAGTTGGCGGAAGTGGCGGTGGCGGCTCGGCAATGGGCGATGAAGAATCCCAAGGCGTTCAAGAGAGATCCCATCACGGTGGAGGACGTATTGGCCTCGCCGATGATCAGTTCTCCACTTCATAAACTGGACTGCTGTTTGGTGACGGACGGCGGCGGCGCCGTCGTCATGACATCCGCAGAAAGAGCCAAGTCCCTGAAGAAAAAACCTGTGTATCTGTTGGGGGCCGGCGAGGCGCATTTCCATCGTTCGATTTTGGAAATGCCGGATCTTACGGAGACGGCGGCGAAGATTTCCGGGCAAAGGGCATACGAAATGGCCGGGGTTAAAGCTTCCGATATTGATCTGGTCATGTTATATGATGCGTTTACCATCAACGTGCTTCTGTTTCTTGAGGATCTCGGCTTTTGTAGGAAAGGAGAAGGAGGGGCATTTGTTCAGAACGGGCGGATCGCGCCGGGGGGCGAACTCCCGGTGAATACGAACGGCGGCGGACTTTCCTATTGCCATCCGGGTATGTTAGGAATCTTTCTGATTATCGAGGCGGTGCGCCAACTGCGGGGGGAGTGCGGGGATCGTCAGTTGGCACAATGTGATGTGGCCCTTGTTCACGGCAACGGAGGAGTCTTATCGAGCCAAGTTACGGCGATACTGTCCCGAGAACCTGATTAA
- a CDS encoding CaiB/BaiF CoA transferase family protein codes for MNGLFPLTGVRVLDLSRVLAGPFCTMILGDLGADVIKVESFDGDETRRYEPVVNGASCYFLAFNRNKRSIAVNLKTESGREIVRRLAREADVLVENFRYGTMEKWGLGYETLKAENPGLIYCAVSAFGRSGPLKELPGYDLMMQAFSGLMSVTGIEDGPPVRTGWSITDLTAGMWAAIGILSALFERKATGEGRMIETSLFEGQLGLMTYYATTYLITGEVGKRLGASHFSIAPYQAFETVDGYVIIAAPNDGLFARLCNVLGVPQLAEQDRYKTNALRVQHRRELAEELQGLVGAFTTEKLLELLREAGVPCAPIHTIDQVLQHEQTLAREMVVTSEYPGIGSFRMTRSPLQPPAEAHKTVRLRPPLLSEHAEEILASVGYADKDIKLLHQEGAVLLPKSGGV; via the coding sequence GTGAACGGGTTGTTTCCTTTAACGGGGGTTCGAGTACTCGATTTGAGCAGGGTTCTGGCCGGACCTTTTTGCACGATGATCTTGGGTGACCTGGGTGCGGACGTCATTAAAGTCGAAAGCTTTGACGGCGATGAAACACGGCGGTACGAGCCGGTCGTAAACGGGGCCAGCTGTTATTTTCTTGCATTCAATCGCAATAAACGGAGTATAGCTGTAAATTTAAAGACTGAATCCGGCCGGGAAATTGTACGACGGCTCGCGAGAGAAGCCGATGTGCTGGTCGAGAATTTCCGATATGGAACGATGGAAAAATGGGGGCTCGGTTATGAGACCCTCAAGGCCGAAAATCCTGGGTTAATTTACTGTGCCGTCAGTGCTTTTGGTCGAAGCGGCCCTCTCAAGGAACTGCCAGGCTACGACTTGATGATGCAGGCATTCAGCGGGCTGATGTCGGTGACCGGAATCGAAGATGGACCGCCGGTTCGGACCGGGTGGTCGATTACCGACTTAACAGCAGGAATGTGGGCGGCCATTGGGATTTTGAGTGCGTTGTTTGAAAGAAAAGCGACTGGGGAGGGGAGAATGATCGAAACCAGTCTCTTCGAAGGCCAGCTCGGTCTCATGACGTATTATGCCACGACATACTTGATTACGGGCGAGGTTGGGAAACGCTTGGGGGCTTCTCATTTCAGCATTGCCCCCTATCAAGCGTTTGAAACAGTCGATGGGTACGTCATCATCGCTGCGCCGAACGACGGTTTGTTTGCGCGATTATGCAACGTTCTCGGTGTTCCCCAATTGGCTGAACAAGACCGGTACAAGACCAATGCGCTTAGGGTTCAGCATCGCAGAGAACTGGCCGAAGAGTTGCAAGGGTTGGTAGGAGCGTTTACAACGGAGAAACTGCTTGAACTTCTGCGGGAGGCCGGAGTTCCCTGTGCGCCCATCCACACGATTGACCAGGTGCTGCAGCATGAGCAAACCCTGGCGCGGGAGATGGTTGTGACGAGTGAATACCCCGGCATCGGTTCGTTTCGCATGACACGATCTCCCTTGCAGCCACCGGCCGAGGCCCACAAGACGGTGAGATTGCGTCCTCCGTTGCTCAGTGAGCATGCCGAGGAGATCTTAGCTTCTGTCGGGTATGCTGACAAGGATATCAAACTTCTGCACCAGGAAGGTGCAGTGCTGTTACCGAAATCAGGGGGTGTTTGA
- a CDS encoding MaoC family dehydratase, which translates to MGLYFEDFNEGMEVVSPGRTVTEADITNFAGLSGDYNEIHTNEEFAAQTRFGRRLAHGLLGLSMLTGLMQRTGIMEGTVIALLGINNWRFVKPVFIGDTIHARMIVTGKRETSNPAQGIVFRKFELINQRGEIVQEGEMPVMVRRKGSARAAKEDV; encoded by the coding sequence GTGGGTCTTTACTTTGAAGATTTCAATGAAGGAATGGAAGTTGTGTCCCCCGGTCGAACGGTGACCGAGGCGGACATTACGAATTTTGCAGGGTTGTCCGGTGACTACAACGAAATACACACAAACGAAGAATTTGCTGCTCAGACTCGATTTGGGCGGCGACTTGCCCACGGCTTGCTTGGGTTATCGATGTTGACAGGACTCATGCAGCGTACGGGGATCATGGAAGGTACGGTCATTGCACTGCTTGGGATCAACAACTGGAGATTTGTGAAACCGGTGTTCATCGGCGATACGATCCATGCTCGTATGATCGTGACAGGGAAACGAGAGACTTCGAATCCTGCTCAGGGCATTGTCTTTCGCAAATTTGAATTGATTAATCAAAGAGGGGAAATCGTGCAGGAAGGTGAAATGCCGGTGATGGTACGGCGGAAAGGATCGGCAAGAGCGGCAAAGGAGGATGTGTAG